A genomic region of Metopolophium dirhodum isolate CAU chromosome 1, ASM1992520v1, whole genome shotgun sequence contains the following coding sequences:
- the LOC132935523 gene encoding uncharacterized protein LOC132935523 — MTSTIYAAFVLQQHELESNGVLTHQIMKFTESEDPTHAPYVKLENVSMDTLAEAIQKRISDNSAYKFLNRRSDDDRDGVMLYAIPTVETDDEELDQFKFVSSHEGTKRVLSEVMEDLGCEYTRLLPDIEIASVDSMATWTLTVSESHEYHELRLTPGNRCTNDVTPHTSTAELQINNIRLSEILYLAEYTHTISPSLVRYCDVPLYLGSKRTCERFKFPKTAKTSAQIVREIQRKIDRTHVPLTELWNIVMGGAKFFI, encoded by the coding sequence atgacCTCTACTATTTACGCTGCGTTTGTGTTGCAACAACACGAACTGGAATCCAACGGCGTTTTAACGCATCAGATCATGAAATTCACGGAATCCGAAGACCCCACGCACGCGCCGTACGTTAAGTTGGAGAACGTGTCCATGGACACGCTTGCCGAGGCGATACAGAAACGAATAAGCGACAACAGCGCGTACAAGTTTTTGAACCGACGGTCGGACGACGACCGCGACGGCGTTATGCTGTACGCGATTCCCACGGTGGAAACCGACGACGAAGAACTTGACCAGTTCAAGTTTGTGTCCAGCCACGAGGGGACGAAGAGAGTTTTGTCCGAGGTCATGGAGGACCTGGGCTGCGAGTACACTCGCCTGTTGCCGGACATCGAGATCGCCAGCGTCGATTCGATGGCCACCTGGACGCTGACCGTGTCCGAGAGCCACGAGTACCACGAACTGAGACTGACGCCGGGAAATCGGTGCACCAATGACGTGACGCCGCACACGAGCACCGCCGAGTTGCAGATCAATAACATTCGTCTGTCGGAGATATTGTACTTGGCCGAGTACACGCACACGATAAGTCCAAGTTTGGTGCGTTACTGTGACGTGCCATTGTATCTGGGCTCAAAACGGACTTGCGAGAGATTTAAATTCCCAAAGACGGCCAAGACGTCTGCGCAAATTGTACGGGAAATACAGCGAAAGATCGACAGAACGCACGTACCTCTTACTGAGCTGTGGAACATAGTAATGGGTGgtgccaaattttttatataa
- the LOC132935652 gene encoding uncharacterized protein LOC132935652: protein MCLPVDHGDAAVISYQNFFAATPVQPLPPTRPPYQHHLTLRHQRPIPLLTLAVVPESSASAPEDNATTVAATPKRAHRTLRCTCHNTPAAMRLGVKRHVTATDDVTLSVRLFITLSIAILATKLIADVVYSTGVDCSLVGNPHSYRAKRQLPPIEQGNMVIDSIFQIPIKTLSAVGTLIKTARPLVRRTRERIQQYYTGYQQQYSNGQQQYGNGQQQYGNGQQQYGNGLQQYSNGQQYYTSGQKRYSIGRLNTDQQSRQDDGGEEFVHRPKRTQVTYRVKNDQPEGRRLYKSEVY from the exons ATGTGCTTGCCCGTGGATCACGGCGATGCCGCGGTCATTTCGTACCAAAATTTCTTCGCAGCGACGCCGGTACAGCCGCTTCCTCCGACACGACCGCCGTACCAACATCACCTCACACTTCGACATCAGCGCCCGATACCGTTGTTGACGTTGGCCGTGGTACCGGAATCGTCTGCATCGGCACCGGAAGACAACGCCACGACCGTCGCTGCCACACCGAAGCGGGCACATAGGACTTTGCGTTGCACGTGTCACAACACACCGGCGGCCATGCGATTGGGCGTGAAACGACACGTGACGGCCACGGACGACGTCACGTTGTCCGTCCGGCTATTCATCACGCTGTCCATCGCTATCCTGGCAACCAAACTGATCGCCGACGTCGTGTACTCGACTGGCGTGGACTGCTCCTTGGTGGGCAATCCACACTCGTACAGGGCCAAGAGACAGTTGCCGCCGATCGAACAGGGCAATATGGTGATCGACAGCATATTTCAG ATTCCCATAAAAACGCTCAGCGCCGTCGGGACACTAATTAAGACCGCCCGTCCTCTGGTGCGCAGGACCCGCGAACGCATCCAGCAGTACTACACGGGCTACCAGCAGCAATACAGCAACGGTCAGCAGCAATACGGCAACGGTCAGCAGCAGTACGGCAACGGTCAGCAGCAGTACGGCAACGGTCTGCAGCAATACAGCAATGGCCAACAGTACTACACCAGCGGTCAGAAGCGCTACAGCATTGGCCGTCTGAACACCGACCAGCAATCACGCCAGGACGATGGAGGAGAAGAGTTCGTTCACCGGCCCAAGCGGACACAGGTGACTTATCGGGTCAAGAACGATCAGCCCGAGGGCCGCCGCCTATACAAATCCGAGGTTTACTGA